DNA from Nanoarchaeota archaeon:
TCTGCCAAATTTATTAGGTGCATCAGATGTCTCCATAACCTATGTGTGATGAGAAATATATAAGCCTTAATGAGAATATCAGCCTATGGGAAAAACAGCAAGGCTATTTCATAAAATAAAACGCATATTTGAAAAACTGAGTTTATTGAGCCCTGTTTTAATCCGGCCCACTTCAGATTCTATAACTGTTTCTCTATCAAAACGCTTTTTGCTTTTTCAGCTTTTGAATCAGTTAAGCCAAAAAATAGATGAGGATCCGCGCCTAAACTTCATGGGTTTTCTTAAAACACATAAGATATTCAGCACAAGCCTTAACGGAACCGTCCGTGATTTTTACAGAGACCGGGATGCTTTATATTTTACATATTTTTTCACATATAAGGAACTGCATCTTAGAGTTAAATCGGATATTGAAAGAGTTTATAAGATAAATGCGGATGTCAAAGTTACAATATTTAAGGATGGTCTGGTTCTTTATGATAATTACAAAAATCGCCAATTTAACATACTCTTATTGACATGCCATTCCGGTTCATATCTGCCGGAAAACATTGAGCAGAAACTTTTCCTGACAAGAGAACAGCGATACAAAGAGGAGGATATCGCTTCGGATGAAATCTATAGCGAGCTTGTCTTAAAGCAGGGTGGCATCTGGATAGATAATAAAATGTCACGGTATTACTGCGATCTTAACAGGAGTATGTCAAAGAGCATATATAAGAACAGGCCCAAAAAAAATATTATGATTTGGAAACAAAATTTGACGGATGAAGAAAAAGAAAATATCCGCCAATATTATAGGGATTTTTATTTTCTTTTGAAGAAACTGCTTGACATATATAAATTCAATGTG
Protein-coding regions in this window:
- a CDS encoding N-formylglutamate amidohydrolase, which produces MGKTARLFHKIKRIFEKLSLLSPVLIRPTSDSITVSLSKRFLLFQLLNQLSQKIDEDPRLNFMGFLKTHKIFSTSLNGTVRDFYRDRDALYFTYFFTYKELHLRVKSDIERVYKINADVKVTIFKDGLVLYDNYKNRQFNILLLTCHSGSYLPENIEQKLFLTREQRYKEEDIASDEIYSELVLKQGGIWIDNKMSRYYCDLNRSMSKSIYKNRPKKNIMIWKQNLTDEEKENIRQYYRDFYFLLKKLLDIYKFNVIFDGHTMQDMKGRANISMGTHFIPKFYLPIVGSINKKIIYLGYKSVGINEPYGGGFILEWISTKYPNLFIFSMEVNKKLYMTKNRLKIKQKNVSALAEDMVDIFDIIEDKKYRLPENKYSKLNETL